GGTGAGAGGAAATGCGAGTACCTCGGGTTCGGTCACACCACCGAGTATGCCCCGGAATGACCGGGGACGGAGAAACCGGAAACGCCCCGGTCACCCCTCGGAGAAGGGGCGACCGGGGCGTCGGAAAGCGGAGTCCTAGCCCTCGACAGGGGTCAGGGAGATCTTTCCGCGGTTGTCGATGTCGGCGATCTCGACCTGGATCTTGTCGCCGACGTTGATCACGTCCTCGACCTTCTCGATGCGCTCATCGCCACCGAGGTTCGAGATGTGGATCAGGCCGTCACGGCCCGGGGTCAGGGAGACGAACGCGCCGAAGGCGACGGTCTTGACCACGGTGCCCAGGAAACGCTCGCCGACCTTCGGCAGCTGCGGGTTCGCGAGGGAGTTGATCTTCTCCACCGCGGCCTCGACGGCCTCGCCGGTGATCGCGGAGACGTGGACGGTGCCGTCGTCCTCGATGGAGATCTGTGCGCCGGTCTCCTCGGTGATCGAGTTGATCATCTTGCCCTTCGGGCCGATGAGCTCACCGATCTTGGAGATCGGGATCTTCAGGCTGGTGATCCTCGGAGCCAGCGGCGACATCTCGTCGGGAGCGTCGATGACCTCGGCCATCGTCTCCAGGATGGCCAGACGGGCCTCACGGGCCTGCTCGAGGGCGTCCGAGAGCACCTGCGACGGGATGCCGTCGAGCTTGGTGTCCAGCTGCAGCGCGGTGATGATCTCGGCGGTGCCGGCGACCTTGAAGTCCATGTCACCGAAGGCGTCCTCCGCACCGAGGATGTCGGTGAGGGCGACGTACTTGGTCTCGCCGTCGACCTCGTCGGAGACGAGGCCCATGGCGATACCCGCGACCGCGGCCTTCAGCGGCACACCGGCGTTGTACAGGGCGAGGGTGGAGGCACAGACGGAACCCATGGAGGTGGAACCGTTGGAGCTCAGTGCCTCGGAGACCTGGCGGATGGCGTAGGGGAAGGTCTCGCGGGACGGGATGACCGGCTCGAGGGCACGCTCGGCGAGCGCACCGTGACCGATCTCGCGGCGCTTCGGGGAACCGACGCGGCCGGTCTCACCGGTGGAGTACGGCGGGAAGTTGTAGTGGTGGAAGTAGCGCTTGGCCGTCTCCGGGGACAGCGAGTCGATCTGCTGCTCCATCTTGAGCATGTCCAGGGTGGTCACGCCGAGGATCTGCGTCTCACCGCGCTCGAAGAGTGCGGAGCCGTGGGCGCGCGGGATCAGGTCGACCTCGACGCCCAGGTCACGGATGTCGGAGACGCCGCGGCCATCGATACGGTAACCCTCGGTGAGGATCTTGGTGCGTACGATCTGCTTCATCACTGCGTTGAAGGCGGCGCGGATCTGCTTGGAGGCGTCGTCAGCGGCGACAGCGCCCCGCAGGGAGTCCTCAACTTCGATCATGAAGGCGTTGGTGGAGTCCTCGCGCTCCTGCTTACCCTTGATGGTCAGCAGCTCGGAGAGCTTCCTGCCCGCCTTCTTCTCCACGGCCGAGTAGACCTCGTCGGAGTATTCCGGGAACAGCGGGAACTCCCGACGCTCCCGGGCGGCACGCTCGGCCAGGCCGGCCTGCGCCTTGCAGAGCAGGGCGATGAAAGGCTTCGCGGACTCCAGGCCCTCGGACACGGTGGACTCGGTCGGAGCCGGGGCGCCGTCCTTGATGCGCTCGAGCGTGTTCGCGCCGGCACCGGCCTCGACCATCATGATGGCGACGTCCTCGCCCTTGTGGCGACCCTGCTCACGCTCGACGAGGCGGCCGGCGACGACCATCTCGAAGACGCTGTTGTCGCGCTGCTCGTGGGTCGGGAAGGCGACCCACTGGCCCTTGGGGTGCTTGTCGTCGGCGATCAGCGCCATACGGACGCCGCCGACGGCACCGGACACCGGCAGGCCGGAGAGCTGGGTGGCGGCGGAGGCGCCGTTGATGGCGACGACGTCGTAGTAGTCCTCCGGGTTCTGGGAGAGGACCGTGATGACGACCTGGACCTCGTTGCGCAGCCCCTTGACGAAGGTCGGACGCAGCGGGCGGTCGATCAGACGGCAGGCGAGGATCGCGTCGGTCGACGGGCGACCCTCGCGGCGGAAGAAGGAACCGGGGATGCGTCCGGCGGCGTACATCCGCTCCTCGACGTCCACCGTCAGCGGGAAGAAGTCGAGGCCCTCACGCGGCTGGTTGGAGGCGGTCACGGTGGCCAGCATCATGTTGTCGTCATCCAGGTAGGTGGTGACGGATCCGCCGGCCTGGCGGGCCAGCTGGCCGGTCTCGAAACGAATGATGCGGGAACCGAAGTCGCCGTTGTCGATGGTGACGGCTGCCTCAGTGACGCCGAAATCCTCGTCCACGTGAAATGCCACGGGATTGTTCATGTATCTCCTCGAAAAAAATGTTTGGCGATCGTCGATGCCGCCAGAAAGCGCTGTCTTTGATACAACGAAGGCCCATTCTACCAGGCATGGCAATGCCGGTCATATGGCGCTTATCGACGCCCGGGCACAGACGACAACACCCGCCCTGCCGTGCGAACGGCGGGCGGGTGATGGAGATGTCGGAAAGCTCAGTTAGCGACGCAGGCCCAGGCGGGCGATCAGGTCACGGTAGCGGGCGATGTTCTCGCCGGCCAGGTACTTCAGCAGCGCACGACGACGGCCGACCATCAGCAGCAGGCCACGACGGGAGTGGTGATCGTGCTTGTGGAACTTCAGGTGCTCGGTCAGGGTGTTGATGCGGTTGGTCAGCATTGCGACCTGGGCCTCCGGGGAGCCGGTGTCGGTCTCGTGGAGACCGTACTCGCCGAGGATGGCCTTCTTCTGCTCACTGGTCAGAGCCATGATGATTCTCTTTTCCTTGTTTCAGTCCACATGAAATGTCACCGGGCGACCGGTGGGCGCAACTGCTGTGGACCGCAGATGCTTCAAAGCCTGGTGAAACGTTACCCGCTGATGGGCGGAGCGGCCAAATCTCTACGCTGCCGGGGTCTTCTCCGCCAGCGCGGTCAGCCGCCCCATGAACTCGGCCAGGAAACGCTCGACGTCGACGAGCGCGGCGACGCGGGCGGTCTTCACGGGATCGTTCAGGCGGGTCTCGTCGGCGATGGTGCGGCCGCGGGTCTCCCCGTGTGTGTCCACCTTGAGGTTGAGGTGCAGAAACTCCACCAGGCCCGGGTCGACGGCGACGGCGACGGCCAGCGGGTCATGCAGGCCGCAGCCCCCCAGGTGCGGCGAGGTGGTCTCGTAGGCCCGGATGTAGTGGTCGGCGGCGTCGGCCAGGAAGGTTCCGCCCCGGGTGCCCAGGCTGCGCCACACGGCGGTCTCCCGGGTGGTCAGCAGGGTCTGCAGGGTCACGTCCAGGCCGACCATGGTCACGTCCCGGGCTCGACGGAAGAGCAGGTCGGTGGCCTCGGGGTCCTGGTGGACGTTGGCCTCCGCCCAGGGCCGCACATTGCCAGGGACGGTCAGTGCGCCACCCATCATGATGATGCGGGCGTTCTCCGCGAAGGAGGAGTCGGCCTCGATGGCGGCGGCAATGGTGGTGGACGGGCCGGTGGGTACGATCACGAGCTCGTCGCCGTACTTCCGGACGGACTCGACCAGGAACTCCACCGCGTCGCCCTCGGCGGCGGCCGTCGTGGGCTCGGGCAGCTGCGCCCCGCCGATGCCGTTGGCGCCGTGGATGAATTCGGAGATCTCCAGGACCTCGAAGGAGTCACACTCCCGGGCGCACGGAAGGCCGGCGTGGACGGGGACGTCCGTGCGGCCGAAGAGCTCCAGGATGGCCAGGGCGTTGCGCACACCGGTGTCCACAGCCACGTTGCCGTAGGTGCCGGTGACGCCGATGATCTCCAGCTCCGGGGAGCCGAGCGCATAGGCCAGGGCGAGGGCGTCGTCGATACCGGTGTCCAGATCGAGGATGATCTTCCTGCGCACCGGCTACTCCTTGATGCCGAGGATCTCCCGGACCTTCTCCACGTCCGCGGTGATGGCGGCGGTCAGCTCCTCCACCGAGTTGTACTTCACCATGTCGCGGACGTGTCCGACGAAGGAGACGTCCGCGGTGTGCCCGTAGAGGTCGGCATCCCGGTCCAGCAGAAACGACTCGACGCTGCGCGGTTCGTCTCCGAAGGTCGGGTTGGTGCCCACCGAGATCGCCGCCGGGTACGGCACATCCCGTGTCATGTTGCCGTCGATCGGGCGGTCATCCCGGATGGTGAACCAGCCGGCGTAGACACCGTCAGCGGGCAGGGCCACGGACTCCGGGAAATACTGGTTCGCGGTGGGGAAACCCAGCTCGCGCCCACCACGGCCGGCACCGTGGACGATCTCGCCGGTGACGATGAAATCACGGCCCAGGGCCCAGGCGGCATTCTTGACGTCGCTGGCGCCGAGGTACTCCCGGATCTGCGAGGAGCAGATCCTGGTGTCCTCGTCGTAGAGCAGTTCGACGATGTTGATGTCCACGTCGTACTTCTTCCCCAGCTCCCGCATCGTGTCCGCGGTGCCTGCGGCGTTGCGGCCGAAGGTGAAGTTCTCCCCCACCACCACCGCCTTCGCCCTGAGCTTGTCGCGGAGCAGCACGGTGAAGTACTCCTCCGGCTCCATGCCCGCCAGTTCGCGCCGGAAGTCCAGGACCAGGACGCCGTGGACCCCCAGCTCCATCGCGTGCCGTAGCCGCTGCTCGACGGGGATCAGCAGCACCGGGGTGCGCTCAGGCGCGAACACCGAGAGCGGGTGCGGGTCAAAGGTGACCATCACACACGGCAGCCCTTTAACCCGGGCCACCTCAACCGCTTTCTCGATGAGCGCGCGGTGCCCGCGGTGGACTCCGTCGAACACCCCGATGGTGACCACCGATGCTTCGAGGTCAGCGGGGATGTCGTCAACTCCGTGCCAAACAATCACCGCTACAGACTACGGCATAGACTGCCCATATGACTGATCCCCTGGCCGGTTCCGGACTCGTAGTCGTTGATAAGCCCGCGGGCATGACCTCGCATGATGTGGTCGCCCGCCTTCGTCGATACTTCTCCACCCGACGGGTGGGCCACGCCGGCACCCTCGATCCGATGGCCACGGGAGTGCTGATCGTCGGCATCGAACGGGGCACGAAGTTCCTCGCGCACATGGTCGCCGCCACGAAATCCTACGACGCCACCATCCGCCTCGGGGCGTCCACGACCACCGACGACGCCGAAGGGGAGGTCACGGGCGGGGCCAGCGCGGCGTCGATAAGCGAGGAGCAGGTACGCGCCGGCGTCGAGGCGCTGAGCGGCGACATCCTGCAACGTCCCTCCTCGGTCAGCGCCATCAAGATCGACGGCCGCCGCGCCCACGAGCTCGTCCGCGCCGGGGTGGAGGTCAACCTGCCTGAACGGCCCGTCACGGTGACCCGTTTCGACGTGCTGGAGTTCCGCCGGGAGGGCGATTTCCTCGACGTCGACGTGAGCGTCGACTGCTCCTCAGGCACCTACATCCGTTCGCTGGCCCGCGACCTCGGCGAGTCGCTCGGTGTCGGCGGGCACCTCACCGCCCTGCGACGCACCGCGGTCGGGCCCTTCCTGCTTTCCGACGCCCAACCCCTCGATTCCCTCGAGTCCTCCCCGAAGCTCTCGCTCTCACTGGACGAGGCGCTCACCCGGAACTTCCCCGTCCTCCCGGTCACCGACGAGGAGGCCGACGCCCTGGCCATGGGTAAGTGGCTCGAACCGCGCGGCCTGGCGGACACCCACGCGGCCGTGGCGCCCGACGGGCGGGCGATCGCCCTCATCAGGGAGAAGGGCAATCGGCTGTCCACCGTCTTCGTGGCACGCCCCTCGACCCTCTAGGTCACCGCCGTCGCAGCGATCACGTACCCGTCACGCACCATCCACCGACCGGAGATGAAGGGCACCGGGGTGGGCCGGGTCAGCAGGTAGGAGATGAAGGAACCGTCGGAACGGATGTCGATCTCCGCGTCCTCGAAACCCAGCCAGCGGTGCGTCATGGGGAACCACGCCTTGTAGGTGGCTTCCTTGGCGCAGAAGAGCAGGCGGTCGGCGCACTCGATGCCCTCGGAGTGCAGGCGTTCAAGCTGGGGCATCTCGCCCGGGCGCGCGATGGAGCTGATGACCTCCCGGGGAAGCGGTTCCGCGGGTTCGGCATCCAGCCCCATGGAGCGGACGTGTGTCTTCGGGGCCACGACGGCGGCCCGGAAACCCTCGGTGTGGGTCATGGATCCGGTGATGTTCTCCGGCCACAGGGGCATGCCCCGTTCACCGCGGAGGATGGGTTCGTCCTCACACCTGCCCAGGTCGTGGAGCGCCTGATGGGCGCACCACCGGGCGTCGCCGAACTCCGCCTTGCGGATGTCCACCGAGTGCGACACCAGCGCCTGCTCGAGGGGATTCAGGCCGTGGAAGTTCTGCAGGTCAGGCTCGTGTTTGTCGGTGATGACATAACAGAAGCGGGCGGCCTCGGGGAAGAGACTCGACTCAAGCATCTCGATCACCTGCCGCGATGGTCCTGACCGGGTAGGGCCAGGGGTTGAGGTGGCCGTGGCGTTCCCATTCGCGCGGGTACCCCAGGGACACCTCGATGTGCGGCACACCGGAGACCAACGTCTCCCCCGGCGTGTGCAGATGCCCGTAGATGACCGCCTGCGCGTTGTAGCGTTCGGCCCAGGTGCGGGTGTGCCGGGTGCCGCACCACAGGGCGATCTCCGGGTGGCGCAGCTCCAGCGTCGGCTCCTGCACGAGGGGCCAGTGGTTGATCAGGATGGTGGGTCCCTCGATGAGCGAGAGTCGTTTGATGGAGTAGGCCAGCCGGTCCCAGCACCAGGCACGGACGTCGACGAAGGGGGCGATGGCGAACTCGTCGGTCATCATGATCTGCCGGTCGTGAGCGGCCTGGACGGCCTCCTCGACGGTCATGCCGGGGCCGCGGAAAGAGTAGTCGTAGAGCGTGAACAGCGGCACGATGGTGATGCCGTCGAACACCGGGTACGGGTCCTCGGGGGTGAGGACGCCGATGTCCCGGCAGCCGTCGACCAGCTCGGTGTACTTCTCGCGACCCTGGTAGCGGTCGGCGGAACGAGAGAAGAGCTCGTGGTTGCCGGGAACCCAGATCACCCGGGCATAGCGTTCCTGCAGCTGCTTGAGTATGCGCAGCACCAGCTCGGTGCGTTCCGCCACGTCACCGGCGACGATGAGCCAGTCCGAAGGATCGGTGGGCTGGATCTCCTCGATTCGGACGACATTGGCCTTGACGGCGCCGTGCAGGTCGCTCACGGCCCACAGCGTTGTGGTCATGGATGCACCTCCTTATCCCTCAGTATCTACCACAGCCCACGCCATGGACCGGAAGCGCCAGACCACCGCGAGGAGCCGGATGACGATGAACGCCAGCAACCCCAGCCAGATGCCGGTCAGGCCGCCGTCGACGGCGAAGGAGATCCACACGCCGGGCAGGAAACCCAGGATGACGGACGCGAGGGTGATCGTCCGCAGGAAGGCGGCGTCACCGGCGCCCAGCAGCACGCCGTCGAGGGCGAAGACGACTCCGCCGAGGACGATCATGATGATCATCACCCACCACGGCCCCGTGATGATCGCCAGGACGGATCCGTCGTTGGTGAACAGCCGCGGAATCACGTGGGCGCCCGCCGCGAACGCAGCTCCGAGCACCCCGGCGAACACCAGCGAGTACACGATCACCCGCTGTCCCACCTGCTTCGCCACGCCCACCGATCCCCGACCGAGCGCCGCCCCCGTCAGCGCCTGCGCGGCGATCGCGAGCGAATCCAGAACGAGCGTGATGAAGTTCCACAGCTGCAGCATGATCTGGTGCGCCGCCAGGGAGGAGGTGCCGAAACGCGCGGCCACAGCGGCCGCCGACACGAAGGCCACCTGGAAGGACAGGGACCGCAGGATCAGGTCCCTGCCCATGACCAGCTGCCGACGCATGATCGACCTGTCCGGCCGCCAACTGCCCTGATGCTCCCGGGCCAGGGCGAAGAGGAAGCACAGGGCGGTGATGGACACACCCACGACGTTGGCCATCGCAGAACCCGACAGTCCGAACCTCCCCACCAGCACGGGAATGAGAACCGCCCCCGGAATGACTCCCGCCAGGGTGAACCAGAGCGGCCGTCGGGTGTCCTGGACACCTCGCAACCAACCGTTGCCCGCCATGACCACCAGCGTCAGCGGTATGGCGAAGGCGGCGATGTGCAGCCACTCGGCCGCCGCCGCTGCCGTGGCTTCGTCACCCGAGAGCCACAGACCGATATGCCCGGCGGAGAGCCAGATCAACGAGGCGATGGCCATGCCCACCGCAAGGCCCACCCAGGTGGCCTGCACGCCCTCGGCGACGGCCCTGTCGCGCTGCCCCGAACCGTAGAGCCGGGAGGCACGCGCAGTGGTCCCGTAGGACAGGAAGGTCAGCTGCGTGGTCACCGTCGACTGGACGGTGGTGCCCACGGCGAGGGCCGCGAGCTCGAAGGAGCCGAGACGGCCGATGACGGCGGTGTCGAGAAGCAGGTAGAGCGGGGTGGCGGAGAGAACGCCGAGGGCGGGCAGTGCCAGTGCGAAGATCTGCCTGGCGGAGACAGTCACGACGCCCGCAGCTCCCCCAGCAGTTCCTCCAGGACCTCCTCGATGGTGCCGTGGGCGGTGTAGCCGGCCGCCGGTGTGTGCCCGCCGCCGCCCAGAGCGACGGCGAGCAGTGCGACGTTGATCTGGTTGGACCGCAGCGAGACGTGCCAGAGGTCAGGCAGGGATTCCTTGAACACCACGCCCAGATTCGTGCCCTGCAGGGAACGCACGAAATCCACCAGGCCCTCGACCGCCGGCAACGATCCCGTCCGGATGAGGTCATGGTCGGCCACGATCACCGCCAACCGGTAGTCACCGGCCTCATGGACCTCCACGCTCGACAGGGCGCGTCCCATCATGCGCAGGTCGACGACGGTGCCGGAATCGAGGAGGTCGACGGCGATGGAACGGACATCCAGACCGGTCTCCATGAGACGGGCCGCGAAGGTGTGCATCTGCGGGCTGCCCCACCGGAAGCTCCCGGTGTCGGTGAGCACGCCCGCGTACAGGGCGTGGGCGATCGGCTGATCCAGCGTGACGCCCAGGTGCTCGAAGAGTCGGCCGAGGACCGTGGTCGTGGATTCGGCCTGGACATCGATCAGGTCCACCCGGCCGAAACCGGGGTTCGAGGCATGGTGGTCGATGACCACGGTGTCCTGCGCGCGCGCCGACACCGCAGTGGCGAGCGTTCCCGTGCGGTCGAGTGAGCCGCAGTCGACTGTGATGATGAGGTCGACGTCGGGAAGCGAATCGGCCAGCGCGATCTCCTCCGCACCGGGGATGGTGCGCAGGTTGTCCGCGAAGGGATGGGACTGTCCGATGAGCCCCACCGCCTGCTTGCCCAGCTGACGCAGGGCACCCACCGTGGCGCATACGGAACCGATGGCGTCCGCGTCAGCGCGCACGTGACCGATGACGGCGACGCTGTGCGCAGCCTCGATCGCCGCCGCCGCCTCCGCGTAGGGCGGCACTACTGATCGCCCTCTGTCTTGTACGGGTTGGCGTCGCCGGCCGGCTTCGCGTTCTCCTTCAGCTTCGCCAGCTCCGCGTCACGGGCGCGGGCGCGGGCCAACAGGCCCTCCATGTGGGCCGAGGACTCCGGAACGGTATCCACCTCGAAGGAGAGGGTGGGGGTGAAACGCACACCCAGCTGGTCACCCACGATCTTGCGCAGCTGACCGCGGGCGCGGTGGAGGGCTTCGGCGGCGGTGTCATAGTCGGGCTTGTCATCGATGGACTGTCCGCGGACCGTGTAGTACACCGTCGCGTCATGCAGATCACCGGTCACCCGGGTATCGGTGACGGTGACCAGCTCCAGGCGGCGGTCCTTGACCTCGCGTTCGATGGCAGAGGCCACGATGGTCTGGATGCGCTTTGCCATTCGGCCGGCGCGGGCGTTGTCTGCCATGTCGGGAGTCTCCTTGATAGTCGTACTCAGAACTTCCACAGATTCTACCCCGCACGCCTCCCGAGCCTTGAGCATCCCCGCCCCGGGGCACCATCAGAGGATCTGAAGGGCCGGTAGCGGCCAGGCTCGCCGCGGCATCCGCTCCTGCTCGAAGGGGTAGCCGAGGGAGACGTCGAAGTGTGGGACGCCGTCGACACGGATCTCCTCCGGCATGTGCAGATGACCGTGGATCGCGCCGATGGCGTGGTGGTCAGTGGTGAAGTTGCGGGTGGCGGTCGTTCCGCACCACAGTGCCATCTCCTGCTTTGCCATGCGCAGAGTCGGTTCCACCACCAACGGCCAGTGATTGACCAGCAGCGT
This sequence is a window from Corynebacterium comes. Protein-coding genes within it:
- a CDS encoding polyribonucleotide nucleotidyltransferase; the protein is MNNPVAFHVDEDFGVTEAAVTIDNGDFGSRIIRFETGQLARQAGGSVTTYLDDDNMMLATVTASNQPREGLDFFPLTVDVEERMYAAGRIPGSFFRREGRPSTDAILACRLIDRPLRPTFVKGLRNEVQVVITVLSQNPEDYYDVVAINGASAATQLSGLPVSGAVGGVRMALIADDKHPKGQWVAFPTHEQRDNSVFEMVVAGRLVEREQGRHKGEDVAIMMVEAGAGANTLERIKDGAPAPTESTVSEGLESAKPFIALLCKAQAGLAERAARERREFPLFPEYSDEVYSAVEKKAGRKLSELLTIKGKQEREDSTNAFMIEVEDSLRGAVAADDASKQIRAAFNAVMKQIVRTKILTEGYRIDGRGVSDIRDLGVEVDLIPRAHGSALFERGETQILGVTTLDMLKMEQQIDSLSPETAKRYFHHYNFPPYSTGETGRVGSPKRREIGHGALAERALEPVIPSRETFPYAIRQVSEALSSNGSTSMGSVCASTLALYNAGVPLKAAVAGIAMGLVSDEVDGETKYVALTDILGAEDAFGDMDFKVAGTAEIITALQLDTKLDGIPSQVLSDALEQAREARLAILETMAEVIDAPDEMSPLAPRITSLKIPISKIGELIGPKGKMINSITEETGAQISIEDDGTVHVSAITGEAVEAAVEKINSLANPQLPKVGERFLGTVVKTVAFGAFVSLTPGRDGLIHISNLGGDERIEKVEDVINVGDKIQVEIADIDNRGKISLTPVEG
- the rpsO gene encoding 30S ribosomal protein S15, which codes for MALTSEQKKAILGEYGLHETDTGSPEAQVAMLTNRINTLTEHLKFHKHDHHSRRGLLLMVGRRRALLKYLAGENIARYRDLIARLGLRR
- a CDS encoding nucleoside hydrolase, which produces MRRKIILDLDTGIDDALALAYALGSPELEIIGVTGTYGNVAVDTGVRNALAILELFGRTDVPVHAGLPCARECDSFEVLEISEFIHGANGIGGAQLPEPTTAAAEGDAVEFLVESVRKYGDELVIVPTGPSTTIAAAIEADSSFAENARIIMMGGALTVPGNVRPWAEANVHQDPEATDLLFRRARDVTMVGLDVTLQTLLTTRETAVWRSLGTRGGTFLADAADHYIRAYETTSPHLGGCGLHDPLAVAVAVDPGLVEFLHLNLKVDTHGETRGRTIADETRLNDPVKTARVAALVDVERFLAEFMGRLTALAEKTPAA
- a CDS encoding bifunctional riboflavin kinase/FAD synthetase; its protein translation is MIVWHGVDDIPADLEASVVTIGVFDGVHRGHRALIEKAVEVARVKGLPCVMVTFDPHPLSVFAPERTPVLLIPVEQRLRHAMELGVHGVLVLDFRRELAGMEPEEYFTVLLRDKLRAKAVVVGENFTFGRNAAGTADTMRELGKKYDVDINIVELLYDEDTRICSSQIREYLGASDVKNAAWALGRDFIVTGEIVHGAGRGGRELGFPTANQYFPESVALPADGVYAGWFTIRDDRPIDGNMTRDVPYPAAISVGTNPTFGDEPRSVESFLLDRDADLYGHTADVSFVGHVRDMVKYNSVEELTAAITADVEKVREILGIKE
- the truB gene encoding tRNA pseudouridine(55) synthase TruB, which encodes MTDPLAGSGLVVVDKPAGMTSHDVVARLRRYFSTRRVGHAGTLDPMATGVLIVGIERGTKFLAHMVAATKSYDATIRLGASTTTDDAEGEVTGGASAASISEEQVRAGVEALSGDILQRPSSVSAIKIDGRRAHELVRAGVEVNLPERPVTVTRFDVLEFRREGDFLDVDVSVDCSSGTYIRSLARDLGESLGVGGHLTALRRTAVGPFLLSDAQPLDSLESSPKLSLSLDEALTRNFPVLPVTDEEADALAMGKWLEPRGLADTHAAVAPDGRAIALIREKGNRLSTVFVARPSTL
- a CDS encoding 4'-phosphopantetheinyl transferase family protein; protein product: MLESSLFPEAARFCYVITDKHEPDLQNFHGLNPLEQALVSHSVDIRKAEFGDARWCAHQALHDLGRCEDEPILRGERGMPLWPENITGSMTHTEGFRAAVVAPKTHVRSMGLDAEPAEPLPREVISSIARPGEMPQLERLHSEGIECADRLLFCAKEATYKAWFPMTHRWLGFEDAEIDIRSDGSFISYLLTRPTPVPFISGRWMVRDGYVIAATAVT
- a CDS encoding metallophosphoesterase family protein, with the protein product MTTTLWAVSDLHGAVKANVVRIEEIQPTDPSDWLIVAGDVAERTELVLRILKQLQERYARVIWVPGNHELFSRSADRYQGREKYTELVDGCRDIGVLTPEDPYPVFDGITIVPLFTLYDYSFRGPGMTVEEAVQAAHDRQIMMTDEFAIAPFVDVRAWCWDRLAYSIKRLSLIEGPTILINHWPLVQEPTLELRHPEIALWCGTRHTRTWAERYNAQAVIYGHLHTPGETLVSGVPHIEVSLGYPREWERHGHLNPWPYPVRTIAAGDRDA
- a CDS encoding MATE family efflux transporter, which encodes MTVSARQIFALALPALGVLSATPLYLLLDTAVIGRLGSFELAALAVGTTVQSTVTTQLTFLSYGTTARASRLYGSGQRDRAVAEGVQATWVGLAVGMAIASLIWLSAGHIGLWLSGDEATAAAAAEWLHIAAFAIPLTLVVMAGNGWLRGVQDTRRPLWFTLAGVIPGAVLIPVLVGRFGLSGSAMANVVGVSITALCFLFALAREHQGSWRPDRSIMRRQLVMGRDLILRSLSFQVAFVSAAAVAARFGTSSLAAHQIMLQLWNFITLVLDSLAIAAQALTGAALGRGSVGVAKQVGQRVIVYSLVFAGVLGAAFAAGAHVIPRLFTNDGSVLAIITGPWWVMIIMIVLGGVVFALDGVLLGAGDAAFLRTITLASVILGFLPGVWISFAVDGGLTGIWLGLLAFIVIRLLAVVWRFRSMAWAVVDTEG
- a CDS encoding DHH family phosphoesterase codes for the protein MPPYAEAAAAIEAAHSVAVIGHVRADADAIGSVCATVGALRQLGKQAVGLIGQSHPFADNLRTIPGAEEIALADSLPDVDLIITVDCGSLDRTGTLATAVSARAQDTVVIDHHASNPGFGRVDLIDVQAESTTTVLGRLFEHLGVTLDQPIAHALYAGVLTDTGSFRWGSPQMHTFAARLMETGLDVRSIAVDLLDSGTVVDLRMMGRALSSVEVHEAGDYRLAVIVADHDLIRTGSLPAVEGLVDFVRSLQGTNLGVVFKESLPDLWHVSLRSNQINVALLAVALGGGGHTPAAGYTAHGTIEEVLEELLGELRAS
- the rbfA gene encoding 30S ribosome-binding factor RbfA translates to MADNARAGRMAKRIQTIVASAIEREVKDRRLELVTVTDTRVTGDLHDATVYYTVRGQSIDDKPDYDTAAEALHRARGQLRKIVGDQLGVRFTPTLSFEVDTVPESSAHMEGLLARARARDAELAKLKENAKPAGDANPYKTEGDQ